CCAAATATTTGCGTCAAATGCTCGATAAATTTGATAATGATCCAACACTTGCGTTGGCAGCATATAATGCTGGTGCTTCTCGTGTAACAAAATATAATGGTATCCCACCATTTAAGGAAACACAGAATTATGTCAAAAAAGTGATGAATTACTACACTGTATAAATCGCATAAAACCTGTAATTACGGTCTTTTTCAGCAAATTTCACCCATGTTGGTGAAATTTGTGCTTTTCTAGCGAAAACATTTCCAAAGTGCTCTTTGTTTGTGTAAACGAATGGACGTTGATAGAATGAAGGTAGTCACAAGATATTCACATTTTTCTATTCAACATAGTATTAGCTAAAACTGTACATCAACATATTGATTTGCACTTTACGATATACTTCCTATAAAGAATAAAAGGAGCATTTACTTATGAGTCGAAAATACACTGTTCCTTATGAGGAGCTGGGCGCTGAAAAACTTTCTGAACTCATACATGCGTTCTATAAAAGAGTTGCACAGCATCCTGAACTTATACCAATCTTCCCAAAAGATTTAACAGAGACAGCACGCAAGCAAATTCAATTTCAAACACAGTATTTAGGTGGTCCAAATCTTTTTACTGAAGAGCACGGACATCCAATGATGCGTGCGCGTCATATGAATTTTCCAATTACACCCGATCGTGCCCAAGCTTGGCTAGAATGTATGGCTGAAGCAATGGATGAAGTTGGCTTGGAAGGGAAGTTCCGTGAAACCTATTACCACCGTTTAGTATTAACAGCTCATCACATGATTAATACACCTAATGACGATGAGGGGGAATTATTACGTGAATAATATTCAAATGTTGCAAGAACCAACACCGACGATTTCTACTGCTAATAAGCCAATTGAATTGTATATTTTCGTAGATCCACTTTGTCCTGAAGCTTTTAGTATGCAATCCATCATTCGTAAACTACAACTAGAGTACAATCATTATTTCTCATGGCGCATTGTCTTAAGCACAGAGCTTTCTTCACTTAATTGTCTGAGCAAGCGCATGAAAGGTTGTGAATCAGGGATTGAGCTGGATATTAATCACCCTGTTTTACCTTCTATAGCTATAAAGGCGGCAGAATTACAGGGGAAACGCGCAGGAGCTCGTTATTTATCGAAATTACAGGAATATGTTGTACTGAACCATCAAGATGTAAATTCCTATGCTACGCTTTTAAAAATAGCCGAAGATGTTCAATTAGATATGAATGAATTTGTAGTAGACTTTGGTTCAAAAGAAGCCGCACGCGCCTTCCAATGCGATTTGTATATAAAGCGGGAAATGGAAGTTGATGAAGTACCTAGTATCGTATTTTTCAATGAATGCATTGAGGATGAAGGTCTAAAAGTGAGTGGTAGTTATTCCTATGAGGTTTATGAACATATTTTAGAAGAGATGATGAACGAGCAACTTATACGCCAAACGTTACCAACGATCGAAGAGTTGTTTTCAAAGTTTCAAACACTTTCTACAAATGATATAGCTTTTATTTATTCATTAACAGAACAAGCAGCTGAACGTGAATTAAAAAAACGTATGCTTCAACAAAAGATAGAACGTATTCAAACAGATCACGCTACACTATGGCGTCTTAAATAATGCAATTATACTTATATTCCAAAAGGTTAGGAACTCGCTCATTATATGACAGAGACCTATCCTTTTTTTTGTTTTATAAAACTGGTAATTAGATTAATTGATTTTCTACTGCTAAGAAAAAGCAGTGCGTCAAAAACATTATTGATAGTGGAAAGATTGTTTCAATAGTCTTAGCAATAAAATAATGCACCACTAGCAAAAATAGTAAAAGAGATAGTTAGTAAAAAAACTACTAAAGACACAAAGACGTTTTGCTAATAGCAACAAAGACCTAAAATAAAAGAGACGCCTCTATCCTCGACAGATAGAGACGCCTCTTTTTCACAAAGGGGATGGGAGAAATGTTCACGTTCAAACAAAGGGGTGTATGTTTGTTTTGTGATTTATTTCACAAGATTCACTTTATCATGGAATAATAAATTAAGCAATGTATCCTGCTTTAGATTCACAAATTTGTCATATAGAAAGCGATTACAATACAGTATTTTTTCAAGATGGTTACTTTTTTTCATTTGTAAATCTAAGAAAATCATTATTAATTAAATTTTTCTAGAATGACCTATTCCACTTAGCAAAGAAAATGACTGTAGTAAGATTACTACAGCCACATAAATTAATTATTTAACAATAACTTTTCAAGTTCATTTAACCGTTGTTCAAATACGTTACAAGCATCATCAATTGGTTTTGCCACATTCATATCAACACCTGCTGCTTTTAGCACTTCAATTGGGAAGTCAGAGCAACCAGCTTTTAAGAAGTTATTAATATAACGTTCTACAGCAGGTTCACCTTCCTCCAAAATTTGCTTACTTAATGCAGTGGCAGCAGATTTTCCTGTAGCGTATTGATATACATAGTAATTATAATAGAAATGCGGAATACGTGCCCATTCCAGACCGATTTCCTCATCAATTACGATTGCATCTCCAAAATAGAGCTTATTTAAATTATAATATACTTCCGTTAAACGTTCCGCTGTTAATGATTCCCCATTTTTATCCATCTGGTGTATTATATGTTCAAATT
The genomic region above belongs to Lysinibacillus sp. FSL W8-0992 and contains:
- a CDS encoding globin domain-containing protein; the encoded protein is MSRKYTVPYEELGAEKLSELIHAFYKRVAQHPELIPIFPKDLTETARKQIQFQTQYLGGPNLFTEEHGHPMMRARHMNFPITPDRAQAWLECMAEAMDEVGLEGKFRETYYHRLVLTAHHMINTPNDDEGELLRE
- a CDS encoding ClpXP adapter SpxH family protein; its protein translation is MNNIQMLQEPTPTISTANKPIELYIFVDPLCPEAFSMQSIIRKLQLEYNHYFSWRIVLSTELSSLNCLSKRMKGCESGIELDINHPVLPSIAIKAAELQGKRAGARYLSKLQEYVVLNHQDVNSYATLLKIAEDVQLDMNEFVVDFGSKEAARAFQCDLYIKREMEVDEVPSIVFFNECIEDEGLKVSGSYSYEVYEHILEEMMNEQLIRQTLPTIEELFSKFQTLSTNDIAFIYSLTEQAAERELKKRMLQQKIERIQTDHATLWRLK